DNA from Sulfodiicoccus acidiphilus:
CCCTTACGATTTCTGGCGGTATGAGGTTGAAGATCTGAAGGAAATCTTCGACGACTTCAATGTAATAAGTATAGCGAAAGATCCTTCAGAACCCGGCGTGTTCCTCAAGGCAAGGAAACCGATCGACTTTAAGGCCAAGGACCTATCTGATGTTACCCTGTACTCTATGGTTTTAGGTAAGAGGACGAGGGATGTACCAGACCGTTTCCCCGTTTTAAGGTACTATAGAGTGAAGACCAGCTCGTTCATTCTAAGGGCAGCTTCATCGCTTTACAGGAAAATAATCTTTACAGGAAAATAATCTTTACAGGAAAATAATAACGAATAACACATGAAAGGGGAACTGAGCAATCCATGTTCACTGACCATTAGGAACGAGTTCGGAGCATCTCACTATTTGAAGTTTTTACGTGATATAAGCGTCAAGAAGTGCTCAAAGTTAGTATATGTTGTGAGTAAATTCTAGATATAACATAACTCTAGGTAAATTCCGTCAAATCCGTAAACTGGAAACGCTCGTCGGAACCGTCTAACTGAGAAAACGGAAGTAAGTGGTAAGTTCCTTGGGAATGCCCTGTTGTAGGAAAGGGAGAGAACTGAAAACTGAGCGTGCTGACGTAATGAGGAATCGGTCAAGTATGACAGCGAATTGAAATAATCGACCCTACTGCTTTAAAACTTTCGGCTGTTACGCTCTGACAGCCGAGACTTAATGGTATTGTTGTCCTCTCCTTACCGTCGCATCCTGAACAGTCCGGTTTCTTAGGTGAACCAGTCCCCCTCTAAGCTGGCCCCTACGTGAGAGTCCGCTAGACGATGGACGCAGTTCGGTAGAGGACACGGTGAAGTACAGAAGTAGAACCCAAAAGTGATATGGGTAGACGAGTTGGGGATCAATTGAAGGTTTCTCTCAAGCTAATTCTGTAATTCTGAGTAGAGTCAGTTACAAGAACCTTTTAATAAAGGTCCTTTAGAATAAAGGTTAATGTTCGGTTTCAAGAGCGGATTGAAGGACCTTCTCCGCCTTTACTTGGATCTTCAGCGTAGGGACGTAAAGGGTGCAGAGTACAGGATAAGTAATCCCTGGGTCCTCCTCAGGAATAAGGGCGTGGTCAGGTTGAGTGATGGAACGGAGATCCCCCTTCGATGAGTCCTCTAGGAAGGACGTTCTCGGCCTTGTACTCTTCCTTCTGCAGAATGGTGTGAGGCTGGGGAAAGACGAGTACTCCTGGAAGTTGATCGATGGGAAGTTCGTTGAGACCCCGGAGGGAATAAGGTTCGGCCTGAAGGGTGTCGGTATGCTGGCTGAAACCTTCCTGAGCCAGATACACTTCGCCGGCTTAGATCTGAGGGGGAAGACCGTTGTCACCGCAGGAGCCTACATAGGGGACACTCCCCTCTACTTCTCCCATTACGGAGCTAAGGTGTACGCTTTCGAGCCGAGTCCCGTGTCTTTTAAGATCGCCGAGGAGAACCTGTCCCTAAACCCTTCACTCAGGGATAGGGTCACTTTGAGGAATTGGGCCATAGGTCTAGACGGTGAAGTTGACTTCCCACTGGAGGAGGACTCCGGTGGAACCAGCATTTTCGAAAGAACCAACTCCACGGTGAAGGTCAGGTCAGTCTCCATATCCACGATACTTAAGGAGTTCGACCTGAAGGATCCGTACCTTCTCGACTTAGACGTTAAGGGGGCTGAGTACTACGTTGTCAACGACCTGGGGATCTCTAACTTCGAAGTGTTACGAATAGAGTACTCCCCTTACCTGGTGGAAGGGGCCACCTTAGATCATTTGATCTCCAAGGTGAGGGAAAAGGGTTTCAAAAAAGTCAGAGTGTTCAAACACAACTGCCTCAAATTCGATCTGAGGGACCACGGAACGCTCCACGCTGAGAAGTGAAAGACCCATAGTAGGCAATGGACTGCAACGATGGGCTTTCAGACACGAGCTTTCAGGGCGCACCTCTGAAAAACCGAGTGCATTACGGAGGTTAAGGACATCAC
Protein-coding regions in this window:
- a CDS encoding FkbM family methyltransferase, with protein sequence MERRSPFDESSRKDVLGLVLFLLQNGVRLGKDEYSWKLIDGKFVETPEGIRFGLKGVGMLAETFLSQIHFAGLDLRGKTVVTAGAYIGDTPLYFSHYGAKVYAFEPSPVSFKIAEENLSLNPSLRDRVTLRNWAIGLDGEVDFPLEEDSGGTSIFERTNSTVKVRSVSISTILKEFDLKDPYLLDLDVKGAEYYVVNDLGISNFEVLRIEYSPYLVEGATLDHLISKVREKGFKKVRVFKHNCLKFDLRDHGTLHAEK